The proteins below are encoded in one region of Chrysemys picta bellii isolate R12L10 chromosome 4, ASM1138683v2, whole genome shotgun sequence:
- the PSMC1 gene encoding 26S proteasome regulatory subunit 4 isoform X1, whose translation MGQSQSGGHGPGGGKKDDKDKKKKYEPPVPTRVGKKKKKTKGPDAASKLPLVTPHTQCRLKLLKLERIKDYLLMEEEFIRNQEQMKPLEEKQEEERSKVDDLRGTPMSVGTLEEIIDDNHAIVSTSVGSEHYVSILSFVDKDLLEPGCSVLLNHKVHAVIGVLMDDTDPLVTVMKVEKAPQETYADIGGLDNQIQEIKESVELPLTHPEYYEEMGIKPPKGVILYGPPGTGKTLLAKAVANQTSATFLRVVGSELIQKYLGDGPKLVRELFRVAEEHAPSIVFIDEIDAIGTKRYDSNSGGEREIQRTMLELLNQLDGFDSRGDVKVIMATNRIETLDPALIRPGRIDRKIEFPLPDEKTKKRIFQIHTSRMTLADDVTLDELIMAKDDLSGADIKAICTEAGLMALRERRMKVTNEDFKKSKENVLYKKQEGTPEGLYL comes from the exons ATG GGTCAAAGTCAAAGTGGTGGACATGGTCCTGGGGGTGGCAAGAAGGATGACAag GATAAGAAGAAGAAATATGAACCTCCAGTTCCAACTAGAGtggggaaaaagaagaagaaaacaaagggaCCAGATGCAGCCAGCAAACTCCCACTGG TGACACCTCACACACAATGCAGACTCAAATTGCTGAAATTAGAGAGAATTAAAGATTACCTACTTATGGAGGAAGAATTTATCAGAAATCAGGAACAGATGAAACCTTTAGAAGAAAAGCAAGAG GAAGAGAGATCAAAGGTCGATGATCTGAGAGGAACCCCAATGTCTGTAGGTACCCTGGAGGAGATTATTGATGATAATCACGCTATAGTGTCTACATCAGTGGGATCTGAGCACTATGTCAGTATTTTGTCTTTTGTGGACAAAGATCTTCTAGAACCAGGCTGCTCTGTTTTGCTCAATCATAAG GTTCATGCTGTGATAGGAGTCCTGATGGATGACACAGATCCTTTAGTTACAGTGATGAAAGTGGAGAAGGCCCCTCAGGAGACTTACGCTGACATTGGTGGCCTTGACAACCAGATTCAAGAAATTAAG GAGTCTGTGGAGCTTCCTCTCACCCATCCTGAGTATTATGAAGAGATGGGTATAAAGCCTCCCAAAGGAGTAATTCTTTATGGCCCACCTGGCACAG GTAAAACCTTACTAGCCAAAGCAGTGGCAAACCAGACCTCAGCAACCTTTCTGAGAGTTGTTGGCTCCGAGCTTATACAGAAGTACCTAGGTGATGGTCCAAAACTTGTCCGTGAATTGTTCCGCGTAGCTGAGGAGCATGCTCCATCAATCGTCTTTATTGATGAAATAGATGCCATTGGTACAAAGAG ATATGACTCAAATTCTGGTGGTGAAAGAGAGATCCAGCGTACGATGCTGGAGTTGCTGAACCAATTAGATGGGTTTGATTCCCGTGGGGATGTGAAAGTTATCATGGCcacaaacagaatagaaacattGGATCCAGCATTAATCAGGCCAG GGCGTATTGATAGGAAAATTGAGTTCCCCTTACCAGATGAAAAGACCAAGAAGCGCATCTTTCAGATCCACACAAGCAGGATGACTTTGGCAGATGATGTAACTTTAGATGAGCTTATTATGGCTAAAGATGATCTGTCTGGCGCAGATATTAAG GCAATTTGCACAGAAGCTGGTTTGATGGCTTTGAGAGAACGCAGAATGAAAGTAACTAATGAAGACTTCAAAAAATCAAAAGAGAATGTTCTCTATAAGAAACAAGAAGGCACCCCAGAGGGGCTTTATCTTTAG
- the PSMC1 gene encoding 26S proteasome regulatory subunit 4 isoform X2: protein MEEEFIRNQEQMKPLEEKQEEERSKVDDLRGTPMSVGTLEEIIDDNHAIVSTSVGSEHYVSILSFVDKDLLEPGCSVLLNHKVHAVIGVLMDDTDPLVTVMKVEKAPQETYADIGGLDNQIQEIKESVELPLTHPEYYEEMGIKPPKGVILYGPPGTGKTLLAKAVANQTSATFLRVVGSELIQKYLGDGPKLVRELFRVAEEHAPSIVFIDEIDAIGTKRYDSNSGGEREIQRTMLELLNQLDGFDSRGDVKVIMATNRIETLDPALIRPGRIDRKIEFPLPDEKTKKRIFQIHTSRMTLADDVTLDELIMAKDDLSGADIKAICTEAGLMALRERRMKVTNEDFKKSKENVLYKKQEGTPEGLYL, encoded by the exons ATGGAGGAAGAATTTATCAGAAATCAGGAACAGATGAAACCTTTAGAAGAAAAGCAAGAG GAAGAGAGATCAAAGGTCGATGATCTGAGAGGAACCCCAATGTCTGTAGGTACCCTGGAGGAGATTATTGATGATAATCACGCTATAGTGTCTACATCAGTGGGATCTGAGCACTATGTCAGTATTTTGTCTTTTGTGGACAAAGATCTTCTAGAACCAGGCTGCTCTGTTTTGCTCAATCATAAG GTTCATGCTGTGATAGGAGTCCTGATGGATGACACAGATCCTTTAGTTACAGTGATGAAAGTGGAGAAGGCCCCTCAGGAGACTTACGCTGACATTGGTGGCCTTGACAACCAGATTCAAGAAATTAAG GAGTCTGTGGAGCTTCCTCTCACCCATCCTGAGTATTATGAAGAGATGGGTATAAAGCCTCCCAAAGGAGTAATTCTTTATGGCCCACCTGGCACAG GTAAAACCTTACTAGCCAAAGCAGTGGCAAACCAGACCTCAGCAACCTTTCTGAGAGTTGTTGGCTCCGAGCTTATACAGAAGTACCTAGGTGATGGTCCAAAACTTGTCCGTGAATTGTTCCGCGTAGCTGAGGAGCATGCTCCATCAATCGTCTTTATTGATGAAATAGATGCCATTGGTACAAAGAG ATATGACTCAAATTCTGGTGGTGAAAGAGAGATCCAGCGTACGATGCTGGAGTTGCTGAACCAATTAGATGGGTTTGATTCCCGTGGGGATGTGAAAGTTATCATGGCcacaaacagaatagaaacattGGATCCAGCATTAATCAGGCCAG GGCGTATTGATAGGAAAATTGAGTTCCCCTTACCAGATGAAAAGACCAAGAAGCGCATCTTTCAGATCCACACAAGCAGGATGACTTTGGCAGATGATGTAACTTTAGATGAGCTTATTATGGCTAAAGATGATCTGTCTGGCGCAGATATTAAG GCAATTTGCACAGAAGCTGGTTTGATGGCTTTGAGAGAACGCAGAATGAAAGTAACTAATGAAGACTTCAAAAAATCAAAAGAGAATGTTCTCTATAAGAAACAAGAAGGCACCCCAGAGGGGCTTTATCTTTAG